From Coffea arabica cultivar ET-39 chromosome 2e, Coffea Arabica ET-39 HiFi, whole genome shotgun sequence, the proteins below share one genomic window:
- the LOC140036378 gene encoding uncharacterized protein yields MAQAIEVATKIANGELETGRGLNQIGTLKQARDTHWSSHLDSISSLLKMFNATWVVLSNIAVDGGSYSQRGDANFVLNQLLSFKFVFTLHLMKDIVEITHLFCIALQRKSQDILNAKYLVSSTTKLLKNFRDSGWDDFLVKVKLFFEQHQIDIPCMNAQYIARRGKSRSHHD; encoded by the coding sequence ATGGCTCAAGCAATTGAAGTTGCTACTAAGATTGCTAATGGTGAACTTGAAACTGGAAGGGGGCTTAATCAAATTGGCACTTTAAAACAAGCTAGAGATACTCATTGGAGTTCTCATTTGGATTCTATTTCTAGTTTACTGAAAATGTTCAATGCTACTTGGGTGGTTTTAAGTAACATTGCAGTAGATGGAGGTTCATACTCTCAACGTGGAGAtgcaaattttgttttgaatcAGTTGTTAtcttttaagtttgttttcacTTTGCATCTTATGAAAGACATTGTGGAAATTACTCATCTTTTTTGTATAGCATTGCAACGTAAATCTCAAGATATTTTGAATGCAAAGTATCTTGTCTCAAGCACAACAAAGCTACTAAAGAATTTTCGAGATTCGGGATGGGATGATTTCTTGGTGAAagttaaattattttttgagcAACATCAAATTGATATCCCATGTATGAATGCTCAATATATTGCAAGACGTGGTAAATCTCGAAGTCATCATGATTAG